A part of Papilio machaon chromosome 21, ilPapMach1.1, whole genome shotgun sequence genomic DNA contains:
- the LOC123722196 gene encoding uncharacterized protein LOC123722196, which produces MKLSLILLRRNRLPNGHIFRGKDRLVKKVEPHHLRRLQQDFAIEEQNMFYLRFPYLTEAESAGHVKALGKVEERKQAYREKNLKFFKEDVTLYERLKHLRVNEGWD; this is translated from the exons ATGAAGTTGTCGCTTATATTGCTTAGGCGAAACCGATTGCCTAATGGACATATATTCAGAGGAAAAGATCgtttagtaaaaaaagttgaacCCCACCACCTTCGTCGTTTACAACAAGATTTTGCCATTGaagaacaaaatatgttttatttgaggTTCCCTTATCTGACAgag gCTGAAAGCGCGGGACATGTAAAAGCATTAGGAAAAGTAGAAGAGAGAAAGCAGGCATATCGTgagaaaaatctaaaatttttcaaagaagATGTTACACTTTATGAAAGGTTGAAACATCTCCGTGTTAACGAGGGTTGGGATTAA